The proteins below are encoded in one region of Takifugu rubripes chromosome 1, fTakRub1.2, whole genome shotgun sequence:
- the LOC101076251 gene encoding ras-related protein Rab-17 isoform X1, producing the protein MNTQRDPVATQLSSDTLGRPVRTLRVKMVLLGGSGVGKSSLALRFVRSEFRSTVPTVGCAYMTHMIHLRDVSLRFEIWDTAGQEKYHSVTPLYYRGAHAALLVYDISKRETFYRVQLWLQELEKHYIPGSTVMWLIGNKADLGHARQVSEQEGHSLAADRGLYFIETSALSGDHVDELLQDVAHRVYECVGGQQGGLSEWEEKPCEDLHHRDMSSLLTSCCKS; encoded by the exons ATGAACACGCAGAGGGACCCAGTGGCCACCCAACTCTCTAGTGACACTTTGGGGAGACCCGTCCGGACCCTCAGAGTTAAGATGGTGCTACTGGGAGGCTCCGGTGTGGGGAAGTCCAGCCTGGCTCTGCGGTTTGTCAGGAGTGAATTCAGGAGCACTGTGCCGACAGTGGGCT gtGCTTACATGACCCACATGATCCATCTGAGGGACGTGTCCCTTCGCTTTGAGATATGGGACACGGCAGGGCAGGAAAAGTACCACAGCGTGACCCCACTTTACTACCGGGGAGCCCACGCTGCACTGCTGGTCTACGACATCAGCAAACGG GAAACGTTTTACAGAGtccagctgtggctgcaggagctggagaaacaTTACATCCCTGGGTCGACTGTCATGTGGCTGATCGGCAACAAGGCAGACTTGGGCCACGCTCGGCAGGTCTCAGAGCAG GAGGGACACAGTCTGGCTGCTGACAGGGGATTATATTTTATTGAAACGTCAGCACTGTCGGGGGATCACGTCgacgagctgctgcaggatgtaG CCCACAGAGTGTACGAGTGTGTTGGAGGTCAGCAGGGCGGCCTGTCGGAGTGGGAGGAGAAGCCCTGTGAGGATCTGCACCACAGAGACATGTCCAGCCTTCTCACATCCTGCTGCAAATCATGA
- the LOC101076251 gene encoding ras-related protein Rab-17 isoform X2 — protein MVLLGGSGVGKSSLALRFVRSEFRSTVPTVGCAYMTHMIHLRDVSLRFEIWDTAGQEKYHSVTPLYYRGAHAALLVYDISKRETFYRVQLWLQELEKHYIPGSTVMWLIGNKADLGHARQVSEQEGHSLAADRGLYFIETSALSGDHVDELLQDVAHRVYECVGGQQGGLSEWEEKPCEDLHHRDMSSLLTSCCKS, from the exons ATGGTGCTACTGGGAGGCTCCGGTGTGGGGAAGTCCAGCCTGGCTCTGCGGTTTGTCAGGAGTGAATTCAGGAGCACTGTGCCGACAGTGGGCT gtGCTTACATGACCCACATGATCCATCTGAGGGACGTGTCCCTTCGCTTTGAGATATGGGACACGGCAGGGCAGGAAAAGTACCACAGCGTGACCCCACTTTACTACCGGGGAGCCCACGCTGCACTGCTGGTCTACGACATCAGCAAACGG GAAACGTTTTACAGAGtccagctgtggctgcaggagctggagaaacaTTACATCCCTGGGTCGACTGTCATGTGGCTGATCGGCAACAAGGCAGACTTGGGCCACGCTCGGCAGGTCTCAGAGCAG GAGGGACACAGTCTGGCTGCTGACAGGGGATTATATTTTATTGAAACGTCAGCACTGTCGGGGGATCACGTCgacgagctgctgcaggatgtaG CCCACAGAGTGTACGAGTGTGTTGGAGGTCAGCAGGGCGGCCTGTCGGAGTGGGAGGAGAAGCCCTGTGAGGATCTGCACCACAGAGACATGTCCAGCCTTCTCACATCCTGCTGCAAATCATGA